The genomic region AAACCCTGGCGCGCTTCGAGCAGCGCTTCAACGCGCGCATCGCCCTGGTGCACTCGGCGGTCAACGACCGCGAGCGCCTGGAATCCTGGCTCGCCGCCCGGGACGGCGAGGCCGACATTATTATTGGTACCCGCTCGGCCCTGTTCACTCCGATGAAAAATCCCGGGCTGATCATCATCGACGAAGAACACGACGGCTCCTATAAACAGCAGGAAGGCCTGCGCTACCACGCCCGCGACCTGGCACTGGTGCGGGCCCGCCAGGAAAACATCCCGATTGTGCTGGGTTCGGCCACGCCCTCCCTCGAAAGCCTGCACAACGCCTACACCGGTCGCTACGGCCTGCTGCGCCTGAACGAGCGGGCCGGCGGCGCCAAGCAGCCACGCTTCCTGCGCCTGGACGTGAAAAGTCGCCCGCTGGACAGCGGCATTTCCGGGCCGATGCAACAAGCCATAGGCCAAACCCTCGCGGCGGGCCAGCAAGTGCTGGTGTTCCTCAACCGCCGGGGTTTTGCGCCGACGCTGCTGTGCCATGACTGCGGCTGGATGTCCGAGTGCAAGCGCTGCGACGCGCGAATGACCGTCCACCAGCGTTCCGGCGAGTTGCGCTGCCATCACTGCGGCCATGTGGAACGGGTGCCACGTCACTGCCCGCAGTGCGGCAAGGTCGACTTGCGCCCGGTGGGCGCAGGCACCGAGCGCGCCGAGGAGCGGCTGGGCATTCTGTTCCCGGATTACCCGGTGCTGCGGGTCGACCGTGACAGTACGTCGCGCAAGGACGCGATGAATCAGCTGTTCGCCACGATCCAGAAGGGCCAGCCGTGCATTTTGGTGGGCACACAGATGCTTGCCAAAGGGCATCACTTCCCACGGGTGACCCTGGTGTCGATCCTGGATGCCGACGGCGGGTTGTTCTCCGGGGATTTCCGCGCCAGCGAACGGATGGCACAGCTGATCGTGCAGGTCGCAGGCCGCGCCGGGCGGGCTGAAGAGCCAGGCAAGGTGATCATCCAGACGCATCTGGCCGACCACCCATTGCTGATTCAACTGACAGAGCAAGGTTACTTTGCCTTCGCCGAGCAGGCCTTGAGCGAACGCCGCTCGGCCGGCTTGCCGCCGTTTGCGCATCTGGCGCTGCTGCGGGCCGAGGCGCACAAGCCGGGGCAGGCCGAAGGCTTCCTGGATGAAGCGTGCAGCGAGGCTGAACGTTTGCTTGGGGGACTGGGTCTGACCGGCATCGAACTGCTCGGCCCGGTACCCGCGCCCATGGAACGTCGCGCCGGGCGTTACCGTGCCCAGCTGCTCTTGCAAGCCAGTGCCCGCGCCCCGCTGCATCGTTTATTAAGCAGTTGGTTACTTGCCCTGGAGCAAATGCCCAGCGGGCGACAAGTGAGATGGTCGTTGGACGTAGACCCGGTAGATTTGTATTAAGCCTGGCCATAGGTCCAGCGAAGGTTGGCAAGCCCGCCCTCCCCACGGATAATGCCCAGTTTTTCCACCTGCGCATCGCGCGCCACCGCTTGCGGTCGAAAGAGAACACCATGAAAGACACCATTCGCCAGCTGATCCAACAAGCCCTCACCCAACTCGTCAACGAAGGTGTGTTGCCTGAAGGCCTGACGCCGGCGATCCAGGTGGAAAACACCCGCGACAAGACCCACGGTGATTTCGCCAGCAACATTGCGATGATGCTGGCCAAGCCGGCTGGCCTGAAGCCTCGCGACCTGGCGGAAAAAATCATCGCCGCGCTGCCGGCCGACCCGCAGGTGACCAAGGCTGAAATCGCCGGCCCGGGCTTTATCAACTTCTTCCAGAACACCCAGGCCCTGGCTTCGCGCCTGGACGCGGCCCTGGCGGATGCCAGGATCGGCGTACGCAAGGCTGGCCCGGCACAGCGCGTGGCTATCGACCTGTCGGCGCCGAACCTGGCCAAGGAAATGCACGTAGGTCACTTGCGCTCAACCATCATTGGTGACGGCGTGGCGCGGGTCCTGGAATTCCTCGGCGACGACGTAATCCGCCAGAACCACGTGGGCGACTGGGGCACCCAGTTCGGCATGTTGATGGCCTATCTGCAGGAAAACCCGATCACCAGCAATGAGCTGTCGGATCTGGAGAACTTCTACCGCGCCGCCAAGAAGCGTTTCGACGAATCCGAAGAATTCGCCGACCGCGCCCGTGGCCTGGTGGTCAAGCTGCAAGCCGGCGATGCCGAATGCCTGGAGCTGTGGGGCCGCTTCCGCGAGATCTCCCTGTCCCACTGCCAGGAAATCTACGAGCTGCTCAACGTCAAATTGACCATGGCCGACGTCATGGGCGAAAGCGCCTACAACGACGACCTGATCAACGTGGTCAACGACCTCAAGGCCAAGGGCCTGCTGGTTGAGAGCAACGGTGCCCAGTGCGTGTTCCTCGAAGAATTCAAGACGGCCGACGGCGACCCGCTGCCGGTGATCATCGTCAAGGCCGATGGCGGCTACCTCTACGCCACCACCGACCTGGCCGCCGTGCGCTACCGCAGCGGCGTGCTGAAAGCCGACCGCGCCCTGTATTTCGTTGACCAGCGCCAGGCCCTGCACTTCCAGCAAGTGTTCGAAGTGGCGCGCCGCGCCGGTTTCGTCACCCACCCGATGCAGATGGAACACATGGGCTTCGGCACCATGAACGGCGCCGATGGCCGCCCGTTCAAGACCCGTGACGGCGGCACCGTGAAGCTGATCGACCTGCTGAACGAAGCCCAGGACCGCGCCTACAACCTGGTGAAGGAAAAGAACCCGGAGCTGGCCGAAGCCGACCTGCGCAATATCGCCCGCGTGGTGGGGATTGGCGCGGTGAAATACGCCGACCTGTCCAAGCACCGTACCAGCGACTACAGCTTCAACTTCGAGCTGATGCTCAACTTCGAAGGCAACACCGCGCCGTACCTGCTGTATGCCTACACCCGGGTGGCCGGTGTGTTCCGCAAGCTGGGCAAGGACTTCAGTGAAGTCGAAGGCCAGATCAACCTTGAAGCGCCGCACGAGCAGGAACTGGCGGCCAAGCTGGCGCAATTCGGCGAAGTGCTGAACAGCGTTGGTGAAAAAGGCACGCCGCACATCCTCTGCACCTATTTGTACGAAGTCGCCGGTTTGTTCTCCAGCTTCTACGAGAACTGCCCGATCCTGACCGCAGACGACGAAGCCCAAAAGCAGAGCCGCCTGCGCCTCGCCGCACTGGCAGGACGGACCCTCAAGCAAGGCCTGGAATTGTTGGGCCTGGAAACTCTGGAGCGTATGTAAGTTGGCTGCCAAGAAAAAACCTGCACCCAAGCGCGGCGCCAGCCGCTACCAGGCACCTGCGAAGAAACCTATTCCGGGCTGGTTGTGGATGGCGATCGGCCTGACGGTCGGTGCGTTTGTCGTGTTCCTGATGAAGCTGGACCCGGGCAAGGGCGATGACGTCAAACGGGTCAAGCAAGAGCAGCAGAGGGCCACGAAAATGGCCGAAGCGAACAAGACCGTCCCGAGCCCGACTGCGCCGGTGAAGCCGAAGTACGACTTCTACACATTGCTGCCGGAATCGGAAGTGATCGTGCCGCCGGATGCCGTACCGGAAAAAACCCTGCCGACGCCACAGCCTGTGCCGACCACACCTGTGACTCCGGCGGAAGCGGCGAAAATCGACACTGCACGGGCCCAGGCGGCATTGGCCGGGATTACCCCGCCGCCACCACCGCCAGTCGCTACGACTAAAGCAGCGCCGGTGACCAAGTTCTTCCTGCAGGCGGGCTCGTTCCCGAAACAGGCGGATGCGGACCGTGTGCGTGCGCAGATCATTCTGTTGGGGCAGGCGGTGACGGTGGAATCCGGGACGGTTAAGGATGCGACCTGGTATCGCGTGCTGGTAGGGCCGTTCAGCAACCGTGAACAGCTGACCGTGGCCCAGAAACAACTGGCGGGTGCAGGGTTTAGCAACCTGTTGTTACAACAACGCCAAAGCCGCTGATCGGCCCCGACTCCGAGGTCACAGCAGATCAAATGTGGGAGCCGGGCTTGCCCGCGATGGCGGTGGAACAGTCAATATTTTCGGTGACTGACCCACCACCATCGCGGGCAAGCCCGGCTCCCACATTGGTTTTCATTGTATTTAAAACCTCGGTTCACACAGATTCACCACTCGTCCGCCCTCTCGTCCTACAGTTGAAATCCCCCCCGCCACCCCCATATGAGTTCCATCAGGGCATTTTCGCCCCGCAGCGTGGAGACTCTCCCCTTGACCACCATCGTTTCAGTTCGCCGCCACGGCAAAGTCGTCATGGGCGGCGACGGCCAGGTTTCACTTGGCAATACCGTGATGAAAGGCAACGCGAAAAAAGTCCGTCGCCTGTACCACGGCCAGGTCCTCGCCGGTTTCGCCGGCGCCACCGCTGACGCCTTTACCCTGTTCGAGCGCTTTGAAGGCCAACTTGAGAAGCACCAGGGCCACCTGGTCCGTGCCGCCGTCGAACTCGCCAAAGAATGGCGCACCGACCGCTCCCTCAGCCGCCTCGAAGCCATGCTGGCCGTCGCCAACAAAGACGCCTCCCTGATCATCACCGGCAACGGCGACGTGGTTGAACCCGAAGAAGGCCTGATCGCCATGGGTTCCGGCGGCGGTTACGCCCAGGCCGCTGCCAGCGCCCTGCTGAAGAAAACCGACCTGTCGGCCCGGGAAATCGTCGAGACTGCCCTCGGTATCGCTGGCGACATCTGTGTCTTCACCAACCACAACCTGACCATTGAGGAGCAGGACCTCGCCGAGTAAGCCGCAGGCTTATTCCCGCTTGAGGACCGCCAATTACTATGTCCATGACTCCCCGCGAAATCGTCCATGAACTCAATCGCCATATCATCGGCCAGGACGATGCCAAGCGCGCCGTTGCCATCGCCCTGCGTAACCGCTGGCGCCGGATGCAACTGCCCGAAGAATTGCGCGTTGAAGTAACCCCCAAGAACATCCTGATGATCGGCCCGACCGGTGTCGGTAAAACCGAGATCGCCCGGCGCCTGGCCAAACTGGCCAATGCTCCGTTCATCAAGGTCGAAGCCACCAAGTTCACCGAAGTGGGCTATGTGGGCCGTGACGTCGAGTCGATCATTCGGGACCTGGCCGACGCTGCCCTGAAGCTGCTGCGCGAACAGGAAATGACCAAGGTCAGCCATCGCGCCGAAGACGCCGCCGAAGAACGCATCCTCGACGCCCTGCTGCCACCAGCACGCATGGGCTTCAACGAAGACGCCGCACCGAGCTCGGATTCCAACACCCGCCAGCTGTTCCGCAAGCGCCTGCGTGAAGGCCAGCTGGACGACAAGGAAATCGAGATCGAAGTCGCCGAAGTGTCCGGCGTCGACATCTCCGCACCGCCTGGCATGGAAGAAATGACCAGCCAGTTGCAGAACCTGTTCGCCAACATGGGCAAGGGCAAGAAGAAAAGCCGCAAGCTCAAGGTGAAGGAAGCGCTGAAACTGGTGCGCGACGAAGAAGCCGGGCGCCTGGTGAATGAGGAAGAGCTCAAGGCCAAGGCCCTGGAAGCGGTCGAGCAGCACGGCATCGTGTTTATCGACGAGATCGACAAGGTGGCCAAGCGCGGTAACTCCGGCGGCGTCGACGTATCCCGCGAAGGCGTGCAGCGTGACCTGCTGCCGCTGATCGAAGGCTGCACCGTCAACACCAAGCTGGGCATGGTCAAGACCGACCACATCCTGTTTATCGCTTCCGGTGCGTTCCACCTGAGCAAGCCGAGCGATCTGGTGCCGGAGCTGCAAGGCCGTCTACCAATTCGCGTTGAGCTGAAAGCACTGACGCCAGGCGACTTCGAACGCATCCTCAGTGAGCCCCATGCGTCGCTGACCGAGCAATACCGCGAACTGCTGAAAACCGAAGGCTTGGGCATTGAGTTCCTGCCGGACGGTATCAAGCGTTTGGCCGAGATCGCCTGGCAGGTCAACGAGAAGACCGAGAACATCGGTGCCCGTCGTTTGCACACCTTGCTTGAACGCCTGCTGGAGGAAGTGTCCTTCAGTGCTGGCGACATGGCGGGCGCGCAGAATGGCGTGGCGATCAAGATCGACGCCGACTACGTCAACAGCCACTTGGGCGAATTGGCGCAGAACGAAGATCTGTCTCGTTATATCCTGTAAGCCACATATAGAACCGGCCTGCATAGCAGCCTGGCTTGTGTGGGAGCTGGCTTGCCTGCGATAGCCTCACCTCGGTGCAACTGATACACCGAGGCGCTGCCATCGCGGGCAAGCCCGGCTCCCACAGAGACCAGGCTCCTGCACGATGCCGGTTCCTTCAGGATCATCTCTGAGCGGTTCCCCAAATGACCAAACTGCCTACCGCCATCAACCTGCACAAAGCCTCCAAGACCCTGGGCCTTACCTACGGTCCTGACGAGGTGTATCAACTGCCCGCCGAATTCCTTCGCGTGCACTCCCCCTCCGCCGAGGTCCAGGGCCACGGCAAACCGATCCTGCAATTCGGCAAGCTCAATGTCGGTTTGACCAAGATCGAACCCGCCGGCCAATACGCACTGAAATTGACCTTCGACGACGGTCATGACAGCGGATTGTTCACCTGGGACTACCTCTATCAACTTGCCGTGCGTCAGGACGCGCTGTGGGCTGACTATCTTGCCGAACTGAAAGCCGCCGGAAAAACCCGCGACCCGAGCCAGTCGGTCGTACGGCTGATGCTCTAGCTCAGGCCTCTTGCTCATTAGTGGGCATTTTCTAATTCCATCTGCTTGAATGCCCCTCTGTCGTGGCCAACGATTGGCCCGCTTGCGAAAAAAATTAAACTCGGGTAACCAATGGAACTGGCAAGTTCCCTGCATTTGACGATGCGGTATTAACGGTCACCCGAGCAGTAGTACCAGGCTGTGCTGTGTGGCAAGTAGTGGTACACAGCGGTACCCGGTACTCGTCTGTCGGACAATGGAGCGTCGTAGATGAGTAACAAGAACAACGATGACTTGAAACGCCAAGCCTCGGAAAACACCCTGGGGCTGAACCCGATCATCGCGTTACGGAAAAAGGATTTACTGGCATCCGCTCGGATGGTGCTGACCCAGGCCATCAAACAACCGTTGCACAGCGTCAAGCACGTCGCCCATTTTGGCGTCGAATTGAAGAACGTGGTGTTCGGCAAATCACAGCTGACACCCGAGGCCGACGACCGCCGCTTCAACGACCCGGCGTGGACCCAGAACCCGCTCTACAAACGTTACCTGCAAACCTACCTGGCGTGGCGCAAGGAGCTGCACGACTGGATCGGTGACAGCAACTTGTCGGAGCACGACATCAGCCGCGGTCACTTCGTCATCAACCTGATGACCGAGGCCATGGCGCCTACCAACAGTGCGGCCAACCCGGCGGCGGTCAAACGCTTCTTCGAAACCGGCGGCAAGAGCCTGCTGGATGGCCTGTCGCATCTGGCCAAGGACATGGTGCACAACGGCGGAATGCCGAGCCAGGTCAACATGGGCGCCTTTGAAGTGGGCAAGAGCCTGGGCACCACCGAAGGCGCCGTAGTGTTTCGCAACGATGTGCTGGAGCTGATCCAGTACCGGCCGATCACCGAGCAGGTGTACGAACGCCCGCTGCTGGTGGTGCCGCCGCAGATCAACAAATTCTATGTATTCGACCTGAGCCCGGACAAGAGCCTGGCGCGCTTCTGCCTGCGCAATAACCAGCAGACGTTTATCGTCAGTTGGCGCAACCCCACCAAGGCCCAGCGCGAGTGGGGCCTGTCGACCTATATCGAGGCGCTGAAAGAAGCGGTCGATGTGGTGAGCGCGATCACCGGCAGCAAAGACATCAACATGCTCGGCGCCTGCTCCGGCGGCATCACCTGCACCGCCCTGCTGGGCCACTACGCGGCGCTGGGCGAGAAGAAGGTCAACGCCCTGACCCTGCTGGTGAGCGTGCTGGACACCACCCTGGACACCCAGGTGGCGCTGTTCGTCGACGAGCAGACCCTGGAAGCGGC from Pseudomonas yamanorum harbors:
- a CDS encoding primosomal protein N' produces the protein MPDAILRLALPSPLRRLFDYRAPAGVLRSQLQPGMRVRVPFGRREMIGILVEVADHSEVPAEKLKPAVAILDATPPLPPALFKLCLWTSQYYQHSLGDTLSWALPVLLRQGELAEARQERFWSMVPGARMDDPRIARAPRQREALATLAQHPHGVAHQLLSKLMLSKDSLDLLLAKGLVQVEIRKHAPGERHEHWLAQPELPLNPEQRAAYEAIRAGFDSFHAFLLAGVTGSGKTEVYLQLIRETLEAGKQALVLIPEINLGPQTLARFEQRFNARIALVHSAVNDRERLESWLAARDGEADIIIGTRSALFTPMKNPGLIIIDEEHDGSYKQQEGLRYHARDLALVRARQENIPIVLGSATPSLESLHNAYTGRYGLLRLNERAGGAKQPRFLRLDVKSRPLDSGISGPMQQAIGQTLAAGQQVLVFLNRRGFAPTLLCHDCGWMSECKRCDARMTVHQRSGELRCHHCGHVERVPRHCPQCGKVDLRPVGAGTERAEERLGILFPDYPVLRVDRDSTSRKDAMNQLFATIQKGQPCILVGTQMLAKGHHFPRVTLVSILDADGGLFSGDFRASERMAQLIVQVAGRAGRAEEPGKVIIQTHLADHPLLIQLTEQGYFAFAEQALSERRSAGLPPFAHLALLRAEAHKPGQAEGFLDEACSEAERLLGGLGLTGIELLGPVPAPMERRAGRYRAQLLLQASARAPLHRLLSSWLLALEQMPSGRQVRWSLDVDPVDLY
- the argS gene encoding arginine--tRNA ligase — translated: MKDTIRQLIQQALTQLVNEGVLPEGLTPAIQVENTRDKTHGDFASNIAMMLAKPAGLKPRDLAEKIIAALPADPQVTKAEIAGPGFINFFQNTQALASRLDAALADARIGVRKAGPAQRVAIDLSAPNLAKEMHVGHLRSTIIGDGVARVLEFLGDDVIRQNHVGDWGTQFGMLMAYLQENPITSNELSDLENFYRAAKKRFDESEEFADRARGLVVKLQAGDAECLELWGRFREISLSHCQEIYELLNVKLTMADVMGESAYNDDLINVVNDLKAKGLLVESNGAQCVFLEEFKTADGDPLPVIIVKADGGYLYATTDLAAVRYRSGVLKADRALYFVDQRQALHFQQVFEVARRAGFVTHPMQMEHMGFGTMNGADGRPFKTRDGGTVKLIDLLNEAQDRAYNLVKEKNPELAEADLRNIARVVGIGAVKYADLSKHRTSDYSFNFELMLNFEGNTAPYLLYAYTRVAGVFRKLGKDFSEVEGQINLEAPHEQELAAKLAQFGEVLNSVGEKGTPHILCTYLYEVAGLFSSFYENCPILTADDEAQKQSRLRLAALAGRTLKQGLELLGLETLERM
- a CDS encoding SPOR domain-containing protein; the protein is MAAKKKPAPKRGASRYQAPAKKPIPGWLWMAIGLTVGAFVVFLMKLDPGKGDDVKRVKQEQQRATKMAEANKTVPSPTAPVKPKYDFYTLLPESEVIVPPDAVPEKTLPTPQPVPTTPVTPAEAAKIDTARAQAALAGITPPPPPPVATTKAAPVTKFFLQAGSFPKQADADRVRAQIILLGQAVTVESGTVKDATWYRVLVGPFSNREQLTVAQKQLAGAGFSNLLLQQRQSR
- the hslV gene encoding ATP-dependent protease subunit HslV, encoding MTTIVSVRRHGKVVMGGDGQVSLGNTVMKGNAKKVRRLYHGQVLAGFAGATADAFTLFERFEGQLEKHQGHLVRAAVELAKEWRTDRSLSRLEAMLAVANKDASLIITGNGDVVEPEEGLIAMGSGGGYAQAAASALLKKTDLSAREIVETALGIAGDICVFTNHNLTIEEQDLAE
- the hslU gene encoding ATP-dependent protease ATPase subunit HslU, giving the protein MSMTPREIVHELNRHIIGQDDAKRAVAIALRNRWRRMQLPEELRVEVTPKNILMIGPTGVGKTEIARRLAKLANAPFIKVEATKFTEVGYVGRDVESIIRDLADAALKLLREQEMTKVSHRAEDAAEERILDALLPPARMGFNEDAAPSSDSNTRQLFRKRLREGQLDDKEIEIEVAEVSGVDISAPPGMEEMTSQLQNLFANMGKGKKKSRKLKVKEALKLVRDEEAGRLVNEEELKAKALEAVEQHGIVFIDEIDKVAKRGNSGGVDVSREGVQRDLLPLIEGCTVNTKLGMVKTDHILFIASGAFHLSKPSDLVPELQGRLPIRVELKALTPGDFERILSEPHASLTEQYRELLKTEGLGIEFLPDGIKRLAEIAWQVNEKTENIGARRLHTLLERLLEEVSFSAGDMAGAQNGVAIKIDADYVNSHLGELAQNEDLSRYIL
- a CDS encoding gamma-butyrobetaine hydroxylase-like domain-containing protein, with product MTKLPTAINLHKASKTLGLTYGPDEVYQLPAEFLRVHSPSAEVQGHGKPILQFGKLNVGLTKIEPAGQYALKLTFDDGHDSGLFTWDYLYQLAVRQDALWADYLAELKAAGKTRDPSQSVVRLML
- the phaC gene encoding class II poly(R)-hydroxyalkanoic acid synthase: MSNKNNDDLKRQASENTLGLNPIIALRKKDLLASARMVLTQAIKQPLHSVKHVAHFGVELKNVVFGKSQLTPEADDRRFNDPAWTQNPLYKRYLQTYLAWRKELHDWIGDSNLSEHDISRGHFVINLMTEAMAPTNSAANPAAVKRFFETGGKSLLDGLSHLAKDMVHNGGMPSQVNMGAFEVGKSLGTTEGAVVFRNDVLELIQYRPITEQVYERPLLVVPPQINKFYVFDLSPDKSLARFCLRNNQQTFIVSWRNPTKAQREWGLSTYIEALKEAVDVVSAITGSKDINMLGACSGGITCTALLGHYAALGEKKVNALTLLVSVLDTTLDTQVALFVDEQTLEAAKRHSYQAGVLEGRDMAKVFAWMRPNDLIWNYWVNNYLLGNEPPVFDILFWNNDTTRLPAAFHGDLIELFKNNPLVRANALEVCGTPIDLKQVTADIYSLAGTNDHITPWQSCYKSAQLFGGKVEFVLSSSGHIQSILNPPGNPKSRYQTSDTMPGKALDWQENATKHTDSWWLHWQAWQAERSGKLKKAPTALGNKAYAAAEAAPGTYVHER